The DNA region GGTCCACATACCCATCCAGACAACCCACTGTCCATCACGTGCCATTTTATAGCCCGTATTATTAATAATGTAATAAATAATAAAAATAAGAACAGATACCACAACCGGCATACCTAAACCGCCTTTACGGATAATTCCACCCAGCGGAGCACCGATAAAAAAGAAGATAAGGCATGCCACCGAAAGTGTTAATTTCTCATGCCAGGACGTCATGTGACGACGAAGGCTGGTATCTGTCTGCGACATACTATAACTCTTAATACTCCAATCACTCCCCGCACTCTCTGCACGGTTCACAGCAGTAGAGATAATCTTCTGCTTCTGCGACAAGGTAGCCACATTGAAAAGACTATCCACATTGTATTCTCCCAAATGTGCCTGCTCTATCTTCAGCGTATCAGCTTTCTTCAAGTCAGCTGAAATCTTGTAAGTGCCATTCATCGCTTCCTTGAAATAGACACGTCCCACACTGTCATTCTGCACCCTCATGGAGTCAATGCCCGCTTGCAGCATCGCCATATCCTTGCTGTTGGATTGATTGCTCATGATGCCGGCATCCACCATATTAAAATCGGAATTGAACTCAATAATAGCATGCTTCTCCCGAAACGCTTCCCGACGATAAGGCACATTCTTCTGATTCATATTCTGTGATTTCAGGTTTTCAAACTGCTCACCACTATAAAGATGCAAATACAAATGCTGCTTATCAGCCGTCATTTCCAACCTTCCAGAATCAGACTTGATAATCTGAGCATTCTCAAACCCTTTTTCAAAATTATAAATCAGCACATCGTAAAGCATACCCGTTTTACGGTTCTTATGCTTTACATAAAGATTATAGCCATCAATCTCGTCATAGAAAACACCTTCCGGTATATCCAATTCCGGAGATTTCTGCTTCATGGAAATCAGCAATGTCCACAGCTTAGTCTGCGCCTTCGGTCCTATTACATTTTGGAAATAAAAAGAAACGCCACAGATGAAAATGATAAACACAATCAACGGGCGCATAATCTTAAGTAGTGAGATACCTGCCGCCTTCATGGCCAACAGCTCAAAACGTTCACCAAAATTACCAAAAGTAATAAGTGCCGCCAGCAGAATAGCCAACGGCAATGAAGCCGGCACCAATGTCAGGGCGGAATAAAAGAAAAATTGTGCAAGGACACTCATTTCTAATCCTTTTCCCACCATTTCATCAACGTACTTCCATAGGAACTGCATCATGAAGATGAAAAGGCAAATGAAAAAAGTACCCATAAAGAGCATACAGAAGCTCTTCAATATAAATATATCTAACTTTTTTATGCGCAGCATTTTACTCGTTTCATGCAATGAAGACACAAAATTAGCATAAAAAAGGGAGTGTGGAAAATTTTTATATCAAAGTTAACTAAAAACCGCACGTTCTCCGCAGAGTATCTACCTGAGAGTCCCATAACTCGCGCAAATCTTTCACCTCATCCGCCGCAGCGAAATCAGTAACTTCTAGCACGAAATCGTTAGTCAGTTCATTGTTTGTCATCTTTAATTCAAAATATTCCCGCTCATATTCATCATCCAGCCAACGGAAGCGAATAAAAGAGAAAGCCCGCACAGCGATAATCTCTGCGTCACGACGTTCCGTCTTTCCCCAGAAGAAGGTGACAATCTTATCGTCCGACTGTACCCTGTCTGCAAACCAGCCCTCCAAACCGGTGGGGGTACTTATCGCGGACCAAAGAATGCTTTTAGAAGTTGCATTCAAGAGGTATTCCCGATGAATCTTTTGTCTTTCCATAGTTCATATTTGCTTTTTATTGCGGCGGCAAGATAGAGACTTTTTTCTAATTACGGAATATATTTCTCCAAATTTATTCATCCGGCTTGTCCTTTTACCACATAACTCCCTGATACTGTTCTTAAAAGAGGTATATAGAAAGGTTATTTTTCTTTGTATCGTTTCTATTCAATAAATTATTTCGCAGAAAATCTTCACAAATATTTTGGCGATTTAAAGAAAAGCTATATCTTTGCACCCGCAAACAAGAAATGATGGCGGGATAGCTCAGCTGGTTAGAGCGCATGATTCATAATCATGAGGTCCCCGGTTCAATCCCGGGTCCCGCTACAAAGAAGATTTAGACTGTTGAGAGGCTTCCACTCTTGGCGGTCTTTTTTGTTTTTTACCTCAATTGGTAGCAGGTGACGCTATAGGTGACGCTAATTAACGACTTCCTAATTACCTGTTCTGATTTGACATTAAGTTATCATCACAAAAATACGAATAATCTATTTCTTAATGTATAGAAAACAATTAAAAAACAGCAAATGAATTGCTTCAAATGCTGTTCTTCTGAGGGCATAAGAATCACTTTCGTTGATAAGTCATCTTACAATATTCTTCATCTCCATCATCTTGTTTATCATAGTATTCAAGAACCAACTTATTTGAAGTGAGTTCTAATACCTTTAAAGTTATGGGATATTCTTCATCACCGTCATATATAAGAGTAATTGCCTGATTTTTTAATTCCCATTCTCCTGTTCCAAGAGTAGAATTATCCATCTCATATTCGGTAAATGTACCTTCTGCCCTTAAGGTCAAATGCCCAAAGAAATAACATTCTTCCATTGGCTTACCTGCCCATTCATAATTTTCTTCTGGATGATTGACGAATTTCTCCCATACTTCTTCATAAACTAAAGTCCATTGTCCTGCAATATTCTCTGATGTAGGTGGGGTATCTTCATCATCGTCACTGCAAGCCATAAAGTTCACACTCATAATTACGGCAATAATTGCCATTCCAATAAATCTTAATGTTTTCATTTGAATAAATCTATTTGTGCTTCCATGTTCCCAATGGGATAGCATTAATAAATAATACGGATGTGAGGAACACAGCATGAAGCTGCACACCGTTTAAATTGACTGCGACGTCAGAGATAGAATTTCTGTGTTTTTGAAAATATGTATTAGTAGCCAGTGTTCCCTACTGACTGTTATACAATAAGAAAGCGTGGGAACTATCGAATATTACCGTTATGAGGCTCTGGACTGCCCATCTCCAAGTAATAAACAATAGCCCACGCCCTATGAAATTATATAATCTTCCCATAAACATGAGAAGTATATAACAACACATAAGCGTGAGCGTTCTTGCCTACTATCCTTGGAGATTGAAATTGTCCAGATTTCATAACAGGATAATATTTAAAACGCTCTTCGTTAACTAATAAGTCCTTTCAGTGCTAACTCATTAGACCTCTGAAATTGCTGCAAAGTTACGAAAAGTGTTTATAATGGCAAGAACTATTGTTTATTAAAAAGTTGGTGGCTATTTATTCTTCATAACTTTAGGTAGGTAGAAAATTCAGTCCTGCCCATATAAAAGCAAATTTTTGAATAATTCCACCTAACTAAAATTCTATAGTTTATGATTTGATGAACTGATTCTTTATCCGTTGGACTGTAGAGATTCCAATACCTTGCAGCTTGGCAACATTCCTAATTGAATAGCCTTTCTTTAATAAAGCTATGGTGTCTCTGTATTCCTCTTTCTTTCTATCTTCCGTTTTAATACTGCCTTTCCTTCTTCCCAACTTACCACCTTTGGCAATGTAGTTAGCCCTACCACTATTTAAGCGGTATTGTATGTTTGCCCGCTCTATGTTTCCCATCTCTGCCAATAAAGTTGTGAGCATTGAAACAATAGGGTTGACCTTGCCATCTGTCTGTAATGTGTAAAGCCCTAAATTCTGAATATATACAGATACCTTTGCCTCATGCAGTATTTCTAAAGAGCGAAGCACCTGCAAAGTACTTCTTCCCAAACGTGAGAGTTCAGATAGCAATAAGTAATCAACTGAATGTTGGGTGCAATATTCCAAACAGTCCGTTAGAACCTGCCTTTCCTCATTCTTCTTTGCACCACTTATATGTTCTTGGAATACGTTCACGATTTCTATATTCTGAGCAACGGCATACTTCCTTAAATCCTCTATCTGTCTTGTTGTGTCCTGTCTGTCATTATTTGACGAGACACGGGCATAAATTACCGCTTTTGTTTCCATCTTATTCTTTGATTAAAATGATAACAGAAAGAAGCGTGTTCAAACCACTTAAATAGATTTATTTGAACACAACTTCTTTTTGATAACTATTCAGCTTACTTTCCATGCCTTTTTAGTAATGGCAGTAAAAGTACAATTGCAAAAAGCGGAACACAGCCTGTAAACATAGTGACTATTACAAAGAACAGCCAAACTAAAAATTTTATAAAGAACATCTTCTTTGTTTTTAAGTGGTTAATAAAAAGGAGAATACTCCTTTTAAGAATATTCTCCATCACAATCAATCAATAAACCATCTATATTTTTCGTCTCCATGCAAAGCCGCATTTATACCTATTGCCATTTCTGTGGCATTTAGCGACCTGTCAAGGAAACTATCTATATAGCTGTTCTTGTTAGCACCTGTGAGTAAATTGTAGAATTTCCACATAGATAATTCATTACCAAAACTGCCAAAGTTATCATCACTTATATATGCTTTAGCAACACTGTTTATCTGTGTATCTGTCAGTAACATACGAGGCAGTGACTTTTGAAAACCTTGCGGCAATGATTGATAAAGCCGCATTTTGCCTAATAGTTGGCAGAATTGATGTTCTGTCATACTGGTATTACCAAAAGACTGCATCAAGTGTATGTGCTTGGCTGGGTCATACCTATGGAACATTTCCAATACGGCACGGTATAACTCATTGGTGTTGGTTACTTCCAAACAGGTAAGATAACCGTCTGTTGATATACATAAGTTGGTACATACCTTACAGGTAAAGCCTATGAATACCTTAAACCGTTCTGCTGTCTTCTTACTATATAAGTTCGTATGGTTATAAGCTCTAACTCCACCTATGGTAAGAGTTAACTTATTGCCGTTCACAGTCTCGTAAATAGTAGGAATTTCAATCACAAAAGCACATCTTTCGTAATAGATAGTCTTGTCACTCTCTAATAATTGATTGGCTGGTTTATGGATTGCTTCGGGTATTCTGCCTTTAATAACATGAGACACACGAATATCAGGTAGTTCAATCTGTTCACCTTGAAAGAATGTACTTGCAGCGTCTTGCACCGTTTCAATGAATGAAACATGTGATAATGTAGCCTCATTATCCTTTGCGAATACAGGAATAATACAGTCACTCTTTAGATGTTCCAAAGTAGCCTCCATAGTATTGGCTTCAATGAATAACGGTCTCTTTTCCCTTGTGGACTGTTCTTCCATTACTAAAGTGGCATCTTCTGCATACTCACCCAAATTCAATGTTCTTCTGTTCTGTGGCAAATTGCCAATTACTAAATTTCTCATAATGAATTAATTTTTTAATGGTTTATAAATTGATGGAATGAAGAAATAGATATTTCATTTTTCTTCAAGTACTCTAGGGGGGTGTTAGCAAGTACTGGATTCTTGCGCTTATAACTAGCTCAGCACACTTTCTTGTGACTATTCAGTTTATAAACCTATGAGAATTAGCTCTATATATACCTTAGCCTTTAAAGATGGGGGAGAGGGGGATTTATATATAAGTACCTGTACTTTATCGTGTGTATTATTGCTCTGTATCATATATGTGGAGATAGTTACAGCCATTTCAGGACTGGCATCACCATAGAACCATTATTTAAGGAATATACTCCATTTACTTTTTTACCTAATTTTTTCTTTGTAAATTTGTAGTACTTTAGAAAACGAAAATGACATATCTTCAAATAGTCCACATCTTCCAATTATGACTAATATTGAGGATAACTAATTTTTCTCTTGTAATCTTCCATAGATAAATTCATGCCATCAGATAAAAAATGAGCCACACTATAAGCAACTAACTTATAGGGCTTTTTTCGTTTTGTACAATAGCGGTTAAAAGTGGGGTATTTAGACGTGTGCCCCGCTTCCTGCCGCTTATTAATTTTCATTCCTATATGACCCACGTAGAAGTATATACCTATCAAGAACTGCGTAAAATAGCCTTGCAGAACGGTATAAGGGATAATAAAGTCCATATCGGTGTATGGTTACAGACACAAGGCTATCAGAAGCAAAGAATACAGATTAACCACATTAGAAAAACATTTTATTTAAAATCCCATGATTGAGACAAGAATCCCAATAGCACCTGACACAAGTACCACCCTTACAGATGAAACAACAGAACACATTGTTAATCGCAAGGTAACAATCAAAATAGACAGAGATTCTTTAAAAAACAAATATGCAGAACTATACGAGCGATTGGCAAAAATAAAGCTGCCACCCTCTTACAAAAAAAAGAAATAATATGTCAATACAAAAAGCCGTAAGTGGGCACTTTCAGACTGTGCTCGCTTGCGGCTATTTTTTTGTTTTTTATCCTTAATAAAAACGGAGGTAATGAATGATTGCTTAAAAATATAGTACTCTTATTCCCATTTGAAAGTTTCAAGTTTAAAAGAAGCAATTCCTATTGAATTACTCTCTTTCAGAAAATAGTAGTCTTTAATAGTATTTTGTATCACCTTATAATCAATGGAATGTTCAATGTATATTTGCTGCAATCTGTTTTTAATATCATTCTTCCCAATGTAAACATACCGTTCAAATTCTTCCTTTATATCCTTTAATACTTCTGGAGAAAATCGACGTTTTTCAGCTTGTTCCTTATCGTATCGCTTCACAGCTTTATCAATCAAACCTTTTTGATACTTAGCATTCTCTATTCCAGTCTTTCCTATTTTCATATAAGCATCGACTATATATTGCGCTTCCTTTAATCCTATTAAAAGATTGATAAAGTTATTCTTTTCCTCAAAATTGATTCTGCCTTGTTCAAAATCATTGTATATCTTACCTAAGAGTTGCACAATTATCTTTCTTTTCTCTATGGCTTGTTTGGTATTATTAAGTTTCTTAATATCATCCTCGCCAACACATTCTGTTACATCATGCAGAGTAACGTTAAAGAATCCAGTATCTTTATAGGCTTGATACAAAGTATTTGCAGACAAATAATAAGACTTGACCCGTTCCTCGTTATAAAGATTATCAACTGAAAAAGAGTTGATTTCTCCCTGCTCATCTATTAATTCTTGATATTTCAAGCCTTTCATGTCATCAAATATGGCTTCCTGCCTAATGTTGTTCGCTTCATTATCATGCCGTTCTTTCAGCATATTGTAATCTACTATAAACTGATTGATTCTTATATTTAATTCCGCTATACTTCTCACTTTCATGTTTGGATTGATAGTTGAGATATGGGTTAGAGAAGTGTAAGTCATATCATCATCTTTTTGGGTCTTTCTGAATCTGCCTTGTATCTGTATGGCTTCCGTGAAAGGGTCTATCATTGTCCAATTTGCACTACTAAAATCCGTCAATATTATAATGTCGGTTTTATACTTTCTAAGCACTATGTCTAAGCCGGAATAGAAACGGCAAGTAAAAAAGTTATATTTAGCCAAAGGGTAATCTATATGTGAATAAGCATTCTTGATTCCTCTTTCAGCTAATTTATTCACACTCTTTTGCGAACAGAATATCTTATAATCAGTAATACTAAGATTTTCTATAATTTCGTTGATTCCGTTTGTCACATTAAAGAATATGCAGATATGCTTGCTGTCTTTCATCCCATCAAGTACTTTCCTCAATCTCTTATAATAGCTGTTGGTGACTATGAGGTCTAAGTCTTTCTTATAATCATAATTAGGCATAATCTTTATCTTTTGAAAGCTTTGCCGCTCAAACTCATTGTGCGACATGGGTAGAGGTGTAGCGGAAACAAATGCTTTACCCTCAAATTGGAAGAAGTCATAGATAGGCTGTGCTATCTTGTGTCTGTAATCAATATCCTGCGTTATTTTCTCGCATTCATCAAACAGACAAAAGAAGTCCTTATAGATGTTGATATTCAACTCTATTGCTGCTTTTCGTATTTTGCAGAAACTTTCAGGAGTGCAAAGTATCTTCTTATATGGCACATTCATTTGTAAGTACTTCTTGATATTATAAGGCTCGCATTTTTCATAAACGGCTTCCAAATGTTCATTGTCATTCAGCTTACCAAGTATTACAGGAACATTAGGTTCAATGATTATGGAGTTGCGCTCTGAATGTATCTCGCTGTGTGTAGCACCTAATCCCGTTAAAGTCTTGTCCAAAATGGTATTTGTCGGTATCATGTCATAACCAATGCGTTTTAGTGCATCCAATAACCATTCTCCTTTTTTTATGATAGTTTCTATAATCTTCATAACTAATTCTTTTTATAAAATGATGTTTTACTTGTTTTTAGAGTAGGTAGAAAATTGATTTTTTTTGCTTGTATATAGCCGCTTTTCAAAATTCTACCTACTCTGATATTCTCACCTTATAAATACATTATTCCGTTTTTTGAACTTCTCTTCTCTCGTATTCAGCATATAAAACATTAAATGCTTCAACGTAGGATTTGGCTTCCATAGACTGCCCATTGTTTGGGATAAAATGTTTATTCCATGTTTCCTTATCAATCAGATTTATAGTATCAATAATCTTCTGCTCATCTTTTACTTCTTTATAATACTGTTTCAATCCGTTTGCAAACCGTCCTGTAAATCTATCCACAGAAAGGAACTCATTATCTTTCAAGGCTTTTAGAATCTTGTCACCAATTTCACGAGTGAATTTGTTCAATTGTAATTTACCAAAGTCTGATGGCTTTTTATAGCCTAACTGTATCGCTTTTATTTGACTGGAAGTTAGATTCGCCGTACCGAAAGTATATAATGCAAAGATAAAGGCAGCCTTATATTCTTTACACAATGAAAGAATGTAGTCCATTTCTTCATCATTAGTCGAGATTCCAGAATTATAAAAATCAGCATTGCCCCAGACCTTGCCATTATTACGTAATGCAATGTAACTAAGCACATCCATATCTTCTGGAATGTGTACTTCTGTATAAGTGGGCTCTATTTCACTTAATTCTG from Bacteroides sp. MSB163 includes:
- a CDS encoding recombinase family protein; translation: METKAVIYARVSSNNDRQDTTRQIEDLRKYAVAQNIEIVNVFQEHISGAKKNEERQVLTDCLEYCTQHSVDYLLLSELSRLGRSTLQVLRSLEILHEAKVSVYIQNLGLYTLQTDGKVNPIVSMLTTLLAEMGNIERANIQYRLNSGRANYIAKGGKLGRRKGSIKTEDRKKEEYRDTIALLKKGYSIRNVAKLQGIGISTVQRIKNQFIKS
- a CDS encoding lipocalin family protein, whose amino-acid sequence is MKTLRFIGMAIIAVIMSVNFMACSDDDEDTPPTSENIAGQWTLVYEEVWEKFVNHPEENYEWAGKPMEECYFFGHLTLRAEGTFTEYEMDNSTLGTGEWELKNQAITLIYDGDEEYPITLKVLELTSNKLVLEYYDKQDDGDEEYCKMTYQRK
- a CDS encoding DUF3871 family protein; this translates as MRNLVIGNLPQNRRTLNLGEYAEDATLVMEEQSTREKRPLFIEANTMEATLEHLKSDCIIPVFAKDNEATLSHVSFIETVQDAASTFFQGEQIELPDIRVSHVIKGRIPEAIHKPANQLLESDKTIYYERCAFVIEIPTIYETVNGNKLTLTIGGVRAYNHTNLYSKKTAERFKVFIGFTCKVCTNLCISTDGYLTCLEVTNTNELYRAVLEMFHRYDPAKHIHLMQSFGNTSMTEHQFCQLLGKMRLYQSLPQGFQKSLPRMLLTDTQINSVAKAYISDDNFGSFGNELSMWKFYNLLTGANKNSYIDSFLDRSLNATEMAIGINAALHGDEKYRWFID
- a CDS encoding START-like domain-containing protein, which translates into the protein MERQKIHREYLLNATSKSILWSAISTPTGLEGWFADRVQSDDKIVTFFWGKTERRDAEIIAVRAFSFIRFRWLDDEYEREYFELKMTNNELTNDFVLEVTDFAAADEVKDLRELWDSQVDTLRRTCGF
- a CDS encoding LptF/LptG family permease, which gives rise to MLRIKKLDIFILKSFCMLFMGTFFICLFIFMMQFLWKYVDEMVGKGLEMSVLAQFFFYSALTLVPASLPLAILLAALITFGNFGERFELLAMKAAGISLLKIMRPLIVFIIFICGVSFYFQNVIGPKAQTKLWTLLISMKQKSPELDIPEGVFYDEIDGYNLYVKHKNRKTGMLYDVLIYNFEKGFENAQIIKSDSGRLEMTADKQHLYLHLYSGEQFENLKSQNMNQKNVPYRREAFREKHAIIEFNSDFNMVDAGIMSNQSNSKDMAMLQAGIDSMRVQNDSVGRVYFKEAMNGTYKISADLKKADTLKIEQAHLGEYNVDSLFNVATLSQKQKIISTAVNRAESAGSDWSIKSYSMSQTDTSLRRHMTSWHEKLTLSVACLIFFFIGAPLGGIIRKGGLGMPVVVSVLIFIIYYIINNTGYKMARDGQWVVWMGMWTSTAILAPLGAFLTYKSNNDSVVLNADAYVGWFKKIVGIRSVRHLFRKEVIIHDPDYTHLPADLQALSADCRAYAERKALKRAPNYFKLWMADSIDEEIEDINERLEKLVEEMSNTKSVHLLNALNNYPIIPVHAHLRPFRNYWLNMACGLLVPIGLFFYFRIWAFRIRLNKDMERIIKTNGDIQKIIETNLK